The following nucleotide sequence is from Silurus meridionalis isolate SWU-2019-XX chromosome 5, ASM1480568v1, whole genome shotgun sequence.
aacacggcagaaacacaattgtaatgacgcttatccttatctggataagagccaacatgtctgcggtgtggacttATTTCAATATCTCGGAGAAAGACCCATGGacagcgatttgcaaaacatgcaatgctgaaatttcaagagggggtgtatctgccaagagtttctccacgtcgggtttaatttatcacctgaaatccaaacatcccgattgcaattctaaatatgagaagaacgcggcgcagaaaagaaaagtcaatccgagcatgcgcactccgtctgtttttgaaaaggcaggacatttttccagtgatggtgccaaggcaaaaggcgtaacacaaaaaaaatatggaattcaTTGCTCTAGATCACTGGTCGGCAATCGACGGGTTGATCTTTGAAACATTCTCTGTAGATcccgaaaataataataattataatataatataatatgtgcGAATGTGCGTGCGTGGGCTATGAGTGAAGGTGAACAGCGACAAGTGACGCCAGCCAGGTTGTTATCCTCAAGATGCCTTAGCTCACGCTAagaaaagttgttgtttttcattgtttgtggagattaacaagttaaaaataaattgcactgattcaataattgttttattgttgtacAATTGAAATTGTACACCACAATTTCACATTgcctaatataaatattcacagaatagatttatttttccatttatcaGTACCAGCtgttcaaaatatataatttagtgCATTTTACAATGGAAGAAAGTTGAGCAGAATTAAGTTCAAGTTATCGTTaatgtggccctctgacacaattcaagtttctcatgtggcccctcatgtggtgtaaatgtgtgtttatagtaTATGTTAACCTGGTACCTCCAGTCAATAGTGCATTGCTGCCTCACATCATGTGTTTCCATGATAAGGTGGTTACTGCAGATTgatgcaaataaaaatttaataattcattcattcattcattcatttattactactaataataataagaagaattatgcagaaaaaaagaaagtaagtcATAAGAACACTTCCCTTTCTGCAACTTAGCAACCCTTGAACAGTGCAATGACTTTTACACTTTTCAACCTACCCCTTTATGCTGTTAACTgttgtataaaacaaaatagatttGCCTTTCTAGGCACTAATGATAAAGACATGGAAACACATAGGTAGAATCTGGAAAAAGCCTCCCTACTGGTCAGggtgggttactgattggaaagtCAAGGGTTGAAGCCCCAGCATTGcattgatcaaggcccttaaccctctgtgctccaggggcgctgttaCATATCTGACATCTGCATTTTccaacatcgctgggatatgtgaagaaattaTTTCCCTGTGCAGTAAAGTACActtgacaagtataaagcacctttctttttttttttttttactcctacatacatacacaacttgTGGTGTGATTATCTTCACCGAAGTTGTGGTGCAATACCTCTACACATGCCAAAGGACCTTATTTGAAATGTATCCACTGGTGCTTAGGATGAAGAATAAACAGCAAGTTGTAAAGTGAAAACAGGAAAACATGAAATACACCATGGTACTGTTTCtcacacaagaatataaagcagGTCATGTCTTGCTGTGCCTTTGAACCTCCAGTTGCTTTCATGTTGCTGTGAATCGCATTCATGCCATGGACAATTCTCTTCCTGTTTGTTAGTCTAGTCAGTACTGTATTtgtatgattatatatttagCCTGTGTTTATTCAGGTTAATGAAGAGAATAGTAATGGTCATTATGTCTAACCATACTGTTTTCTTTGATATGGCAGTAGACGAGCCTCTGTTCTCTATGTCAGTTTCACAGTTCCTTTAAGTTTTGTATTATAAGATATTGGGCATCCATATTAAGATCTGGGGAGTTTAAAAGCCAGGTCAACACTGTGAACACTGTCATGTTCTTCAATCCATTCATGAACATTTTTTGCTAATGTGACTGTGTACTTATTTTGTAGCAGTTAATTTTAGGTGGCAAGTGTCAAAATAATATCTACATGAATACCAGGACCCAAGATTTCCCAGCATAACATTGCTCAGAGCATCACACTTTCTTCATCACCTTCTTCGTATAGTTAATTCTGGTGCCAACTCTTTCCCAGGTATGTGCAAATATGGCTTATAAATTCCCCAGATGACCATATGTTAAAATAGGAGATTCTTCAAACCTGGCCAACATAGTTTGACCCTAATCCAAGTCATTTAGATTCTTAttctttcttattcttttcTGTTTCCAACACAGTAACTTCTAACTGTTCATGTGCTGTCTAATATATCCGACCACCTGACAGGTGCCAATGGAATAagataaacaattatttaaggTAAGgcttttatttagatttagatttgggctctggtttaaaaaaatgtttgggtAAGGCCATTCCTTTGttgattttatgtttatgttttggctcattgtcatgctgcaaattacaattttcattttttaatattcagcATACTAGACTCCTACTGTTTTGCTCTAAAATTGGTATCTGTAGTTGTCAGACATTAACTCCTTTATTTGTTGCCATAGGCctcttgtctgtctctctgataACCTGACTCCTAAACTTGTGTTCTTGGTCATGTCAGCGTGCTTTCCCTTATTTTATCTATTGTTGATGACAGCCTTCATAATGTTCCGCTATGTTTTGGATATTCTTTTATTGCACTGCCCATTATTAATATCTTCGACAAGTGAAATAACATACCTACATTGTAAGCTTTTTGAGGACAATGACTTGAACAATGGAACGGAAGTAAGATGATGTCAATAATAACCAAATCCCTGGTCATTTCATATTATATGACTAGAATAAtgctaaaacagttttaaagaTTAACTCAGAGGGTTTTAATTAGGCATTTATTTGTCTTAAATGTATTGTTAAATACATGCTGTGATGTTTATTTGACAGTAATATATGTCACTAGCTAGCTTGTAAGTGTAGGCTAGTTAATCAAAAGAAACGCTGTATATTTTCTATACAATTCATGTTATTGTATATgataaaaaatcaataaacttattcctaaaaatttttttttttttaaaaggtaagAAACTTGTAGCCAACAATGACCAAGTTAAAATTAATAACTGAAATTAGGTTAGCTCACCAAGGAACAATCACATTGGTTTTATCATGTAACGCAAATAATTGTATGAATTTTGtgacaggaaaaaagaaaagcatagCTGTTGGTGTTTATGAACATTGAACATctataaatactatataaatcGGTTTGATTTCAGGACAGTAAGTCAACAAAAGCTAACTCGCTAACAAAATTGCAGATTTTTAAATTTCCTTCTATTTGAATTAAATGGGTCAATTATGAGTTCTTGAGTCTTTGAAATTTCAGAAATGACCCTTTTgtcatgaaaatattttatcattagctgtaaatgtaataattttaaataatgccCTGCTTgtacacataaaaaataaaataccgTGAATTTGGCGCCCTCTGGCGTTACCTATTGATTCTATATTATGGCTCACATTAGTGCCAAGTGCAGTAGAGAAAAATTCGTACAGAGAAAATATCGACTAGTCAAATGTTTCATTAGAGATTCcacttattaaaaatacaaaaaaatattgtccttgtgcactgtttattttttgtagtaTAATTGGTTCTATTCTTCTTTTTGGATCCTCCTAGTTTATCTTGACGCCCTACCTCTGGACGGAGTTCTCTTTAACTGGAGAACacactgtgcagctgaggatggttccacatgaacagcctaacgATTCATTAGGTTACTGAGCAAAGCAAGAACTATGAGGACAGACTGTAATAAATACAATCAGTCTGCTATCATTTTTTAGGACTacaatttgcatgaacagttctatACTTTAACACCCAtgactgaacagtacacctcaacaataataCAACTATAATGAACGGatattcagtgccacccagatggaAATGGTTTCCCTTCTAAGTCTGGTTTCTTCCCCATaaaatctaagggagtttttccttgcctctGTCACCAGTGGCTtgctcattatggataaactAACAAGCACTAAACATTTAGgcaataatatatacatttacattttataactctttatctctgtaaagctgctttgggactatgtccatttaaaaaactctcaacagagttgtaggcagatttattttaagtttgttatatggtgtaccagtgtagaattatttattgatagacTCAAAGTACTTTTATATGTTGCTTTGggcaagggcgtctgctaaatgcaaatgcaaaaaaacaatttaggtgtttattgtatttatttacatacaaCATAATGATAATTGGTATcagtgttttgtaaaaaaataaagtccaTGCCTAAGAATGTAGATAAATTTTTACCAGCAACCCGTGTGAACACAATTTCCCAGAAACCCCAGTCAAACACAACTACAAATATGGTCACGTGACCCTTCAGCTCATTCTAGTTCCACTGCGTTTTCATCATAGCCACCTGTTCCCCATCAGCCCTCTCCATATAAATACCCCGGCTCTGCAGCAGCAGTCAGGTTACAGGCATTTTGCTAGTTTGCTGTTAATGTGAGGGGGTCTTGTGTGCATGCCAGGTGTCTTGGTATCAGCCTGTATTGTTTATTGAGATTTGTCTAGTTTATAGATCTATCTAACAGTAGATCTGTagatttttaaatacttttccCTTTGTATGTTGTggttgtcttttcttttttttttgcttctttcagTTTGATAATTCCAACTCTGTCTATGATAGAAATTTGTGCCATAACTGTTGAATTCTTGAATTTTATTACAGTagtgaattaattatttaacagtAACTCTGTCCATAGTGCTGGTTGCATGGCAGATTTATAGCAATTCACTAGTAAAAATGCATTCTAGCATTTATAGTAACAGATTTTTCCTTATGAAAGAGTGACCTAATTGAAagcttatataaaaataaaacatttggaggtattttatttaacaaagtaAAAGATGTGGAAACTTCCTGCAAGTATACTGTCATAAGACATTTAAACAAACAGCCTGCAGTATCAGAATTTCATAACAGAGTCTTCCACTGCTGCTCAGAGAATgtttgtttatagctgctacaaACGTAAGTGATCGCAGGAACTAACCTGTATCGCAGGCTTCCATAGCAGGAATGcaatgttatttattcattattaaaaatgctaaatgttGTTAATTGAATaacttcaaaaacattttattgggGAAATCAATCATTAAATCAACAAAGAAAGCCTGGTTGTCGAAAATAAcctgcaaaaaaagagaaagcatgCAGAAGTCCAGATGAATTGTTTCAGGTTCTGCAAGATGCCAAAAGAATTTACCATCTAGTTTCcttataaaatacacaaaaaggcTGTCATGATTGCATATTCAAACAGCTGAGGTTGTCATGCCAAATCTTGacataaaagcttttaaaaaaagatggatTATAACTTAAACAGGTCACCTGGCAAAGAGGGGGAGGGTGAAGATAGACGCACAGGCATGAAGTTTGACATTTTAGGTGACAGGGTCAAGAAAGACGGCCAGAGAGACAGCAGAAGCTGAAGAGGACTGATAATGGGAGTGGAGCAGAAGAGAGCAGTTTATTTTTAACCCCATCTGCTTTGTGTTGAAGGAGAGGATGCACCATTAGAGGACAAACCAAAGAAGTGTATATAAATAGACATCTGTGTTTCAATAAGACTGACATTAATGCCAAGTGTATAGGCAAGTGAAGTTTATCAAAGGCTTGCAAGCATTGACAAGCTCTGACCAGgaacacagtgcagtgtgtttttAGACGCTTAACAGAAAGATAGACTCACAAAAGTAGGCCTCTGCCTAAGCCATTTGGCACAGCTGAGAGCCAAGTTTGTAGAATGCCTTTCCAAGAAAGATGTCTGACAGGACATCAGTTATTGATTTGAGTGTCGATGGCTTATATTCATATGGATCTTTAACATATGCAGTCATTAAATATGTCATCACCTATAATCCTTGGCAAAGGGACAGGAATGATTTGTCATGCAGAGTTGACTGAGAGAttcctgtgtctgtgtgtgctgtATAATGTTGTCTTGGTTTCCAGCAGTAGCAGCTGTTTGGGGGTTTGGCTGAGCCACTCTTACCAACACTACACTGCCTATTTCTGTAGCATGTGTTGTTATAaaggtcagagagagagagagagagagagagagagtgggaggtagaaagagagagacagttgtAGTTTGAGGAAAGTCTGACTGCAAAGAGAGAagacaggaaataaaaaggCAGGGAGAGTACTCATTTTGATCTTGTAAGAATTTTGTATGCTTTGACTATTCTGCAATGGCcagtgagatggaggaaaaaaagagagtggTGAGAAGAATTGCCTTTATATGATATTTTGATTTGTGTTgatatgattctttttttttccttttagaaaGTTTCTTTTCTTGATTTTATATAGGGATTAACAGTAACCCCTGTAGGCCATACACACAGATATCTTACAGCTGGAACaagatattttctatttataaatgGAAATTAATCAGTATTGATTCCCATGGAATATTTCCATATGATTGCATAACATCTGAAGGACGGTTCAGGAATTTACTCCACATTCCAGTATTTCGTAGTAATGTTTTTGAGTACCAGGAATCGATTTCTGAATTGTACTGAGAATTTGTTACGCACTGTCATGCGTGCTTACACACACCTGCTTATCAAGAGGAATGTCTATGGTTCATATGGCCTTGGGTGACACCTGGAAACGTTCCTAAGGAGCAGAAACATAATGTATACATGCATGTAGTACTATAAGAAAAAATTACTTATGCTTATATAACATAGATTTGTAGAACATTTCTTATGTAAGCTAGTGAaaggctgggttttttttttttgcttgccaAATATAACTACTTTGTTATCTGGCCTTCACAGGATGCCACAGGTGAATCCCAAGAGGAAGACAGACAAAGTGGAGAGGACACAGTGCCTTTGACCGCAGGCAGGACTAACGAGGAGAATGGAGAAGAAGAGCCAAATGTAGAAGCTCCCAAGAGAGAATGTGACAGTGCAGTTGTAGGTGGGAGTAATGGAAACGGGGACcaagagaaagagattgagaCAAAAGAAGAAATGGAGGAGAGTGATGAGAAGGCAAAGGAGATCAACACAAATGAAACAGGAAATGAAGATGTCAGGGAGAATAAAGAGAATGTTGAACAGGAAAAAGAGAGCAGTGAAGCTGAAATGAAACCTGATGAAAAGTCTGttaaagaagagaaaacagaaGAGAATAAGGACACTGTTGTCTCTGAAAACCTGGCTCCAGCGGCAGCAGAGACTGAACCGAAGGCCAAAGATGAAGCGAAGGCTGAAGCAAAGAAAGCAACCACCAGAGATAAACAAGAGAAGACTAAAGGAAAGAGTGGAGTTGCACCTTCCTCCTCTGTTTCCCGACCCTCCATGCAGATGTCCTCTCGTCAGCGGAGTACCAGGCCTTCAGCTAGAAGAGATGCCATGGCAAAGTTTCAACAAGATTCGTGagtcaccactatcatcatcatcatcatcatcatcagctacAAAAACAATCATATCTGTGCATATATTGGCATTTACTAAATTCACAATATTTGTACATATGCCTAAAATCCACAAAAGCATGTTGCTGTCTAGAttcaattatattaaatattaagacATATTTTGCATAAATGTATCTAGGTTAAATGAGCTGATATTGCTGCTATCTCTTACCATGTTCAACCTTGTTTGTGTGTTGCTGTGGTTTTCGTGTGTAGTATGCCTGTATTTATCGAACGGATAAATACAGGCTGTTTTGGCTTATTCTAGGACTCCAGGGGTTCGCAACTTTAAGGTGCAAAAGACATCTGTAGGCGCATCTGCTGGTGCATCCATCAAACAGAAGATCCTCCACTGGTGTAGCAGCAAAACAAGGGGCTATGAGGTGAGACTGTGGAGATGGATGGAATTTTTAGGAATACTCCAAGCTGTTGAGTATGGTGACCATAAGGGAAAAATATCGACTTGAATCCTATTGTGAAAAAAGAGACTTTTTGTAtgcaaccccaattccaaaaaaaaaaatgttagagTTGGGCTTGGACTTAAaacttacatatacatttttagggTGAAAGaattgttggaaaaaaaaagtgcctttttaattaattaatggaaATTTgcaatggtcagtgatgagaagGCGAAAATAGAGGCGGAAATAGTGAAAATGTTCAAATGGTACAGTTTTTGCTATTAAAATTATTGCATATGTAGATGTGACTTGTTTTGTCTTCTAATTTGGGGAACAATTAACAGTAACCAACACATAGACCGTGCAACCTTTATTCAATAGAACAGCACAACCAGCACCGGTATATTTTACAAATGGGGCAGTGTTTTAggtatttgatttatttagtcAATAGTGGACAGTAAAGGCTCCCACTGAATATTTCCAGTAGGTTAGATTGCAAATCATCTAAGGACTGTTTAGCAATCTCCTCCACATTCAGCTATTTCAGATTAAATTTGCTTTTGACCTTGAACACACGTTTGCCTGCCAACATTGCAGAAACCAGCTTGATTTTTgccaagtctttttttttgtggtgtagggcaaatttttattttttatttgctgcaattaaaagacatttattattctttcactctttttaaACTGTTAGGAAGTCATGTGAACACAGATTTAAGGGCTCAAGCTCTTTATACACTCCTGGATTCTTTCTGTTTCCAGGGTGTATCCATAGATAACTTTTCCTCCTCCTGGAGCGACGGCCTGGCCTTCTGTGCACTTGTTCACCGCTTCTTCCCCTCTGCTTTTGAATTCTCCTCCCTCAAAgccagtgagagagagaagaacttCACCCTGGCCTTCAGCATGGCTGAGTATGtctgtttaaatgaaaaaaaaaaaccaaacaaaatgcatatgatatacagtaaattcTAGTACAATGCTCCTATCCATTAATGacttaaaattatataaaaaatgcgTGGAATAGTACATTTCATGTTTTCTATTGCTTTATCTCAGATCACTAGCTGGCTGCTGCCCTCTCCTGGATGTATCAGACATGGTACTTATGGGGCGCAAACCAGATCCTTTTAGTGTTTTCACCTACGTTCAATCCCTCTGCCAGCACCTCTCCAAAATAGAGCAAGAAAGGAGAGAGCAAAAAAAGGCAGAGGAAAGCAAGGAAGAGGTAAAGGGTAAAAACGAGGCTGAACATGGAGAAGAAGCAGATGAACAGAAGACCGGAGGAACTGtagaggaagaaggaaaagtaGGAGAGGAGACTGAACCGAAGAGTGGAGAAGAACAAGAAAAGGATGTGGAGGaggatgaaggagaaggagatgGAACTGCAGATGAGGAGAAAGGTGGCACTGAAGAAGAAAGCAGCAAACAGGTGGAGACTGATCAAACTGTCAGTGAGGAGAACGCAGACCTTGCAACTGAGacttaaataaagtaaattgaGAAACACATTGCACAAGATAGCAAATTTCTCACAGCATTAATCCTATTGAGGTGAATTTATTTTGCAAAGAGTGTTGACTGTTGTAAACGGCTTAGCTGTAATTATCTATCGTATGCTACCACATATGGGAAATGTGTTATTCTGAGAGTTAataatatatctattttttttatatgtcaaTAAACTCATGTTATAATAGATTTTAATTGTTcttcatttcattcttttttttattatcttcaaTTATTGTACTTGTATTTCAGTTTGCCtttataatttgtaaaaaaaaaaataaataataataataaattacaagGCTTTTACCCTTTGCTTTAAGTTAATAAGGAGTTAATTGCTGAAAAACTGCAAAAGATTTGGTGCCTGCTTTACCACTGACTGtcacaaagcactgacactgtaAACCATCTGTTATTGTAGAAATGATAACATACAGTATTAGTACAACCATTAATATGTAAACCTGTAATTTGCTTTGCAGCCAGAACAACTATCAGATCGGCTGTTATAATGCAATTTATGCACTTTAATGTCATTATATAGTCATGAATTTTGGGAtgaatattttagttttattgcaAGCAGAAAGTGCACATTGTGAaagatttatgtaaaaaaaatagaaagatataactaaaaaaaaaaaaaaaaaaattgcccaaTGGGTCTTCAACTAAaattgcttgaggtccagtaaATGAACTGAACCCTCCTTGCTAGCTGAGGTCCTGacaatatatatacaacatGTTTATTGGacacattataaatgaataaataaaagttaaaaaaaaagataaatttaaaaaaaagtgcttttgtttctgctgAACTAAGATTACAGATCATAAGTAATAAACGCATACctcactggttaaaaaaaaaaaaatctcatcacATTTTATCTTCACACTTATTGTCTCTACCAAACTAAATGTATCTAATGTTTAACATTGCTCTCTTGTCTCTATCCTTCAAGTTGCATTGGTAAAATATCATTAGCATTATcatttagaaaaacaaacaggcaaaaatAAAGTGAACAATCAAAAAGTGCAAGAAAccctttatctgtttatttgtacGGTTCCTTTAagtatacaaaaatgtaaataacctcagatgaaaatgaaataaaataatcgGTTAGGCTGAACTTAAAGATAGAAGCATCTCGAAAAACTCAGTTTTCAGTATCAACGATCCTTATTTTTGAGAATTGCATTGTTTTTCACTCACTGAAGGTTTCATCTATTATGCCACAACTGCAAGCACATCTGCACATCTGCTCATAGCAACAGTGAGCATATTAACTGTAGTAGCGACCGAAACGGCTCTACTGAGCATTATAAtagcattatattatttatgtattatattatatactgtacatttttttaacacattggAGATAAATATTTCCAGTTGTTGCAATCTAGAGTCAGTTGTAGTTGTCTGATAATGAACAGACAGCATTTCAatcaaaagaaacaaagaattGACAATTAAACTATAGGAATGGAGCGTTGCATTAGATCACATGGTATCATCAAtggaataataagaataatgtaTGGAGGAATAAATGTTTGACTACTGAAAATGCATGCTTAAAACTAATAGGCTTGATTAAGTAAAGCCTGTAAAGCCAGGTGAGGTTTTAGGTAAATGGTtagggctctgggttactgatcagaaggtctcaaggattcaagccccagtatcaccaagctgccactcttagggACTTGAGCAAGACCAATAAACCTATTTGCTTCAGGAGTactgtattatggctgaccctgcactctgaccccagcttcctaaatATTGCTGGGAAATgtcacaaaaataattttactgtgcaGTATTGgatatgtaacaaataaaggcttttcttcttctaatgTTTTACTGGGTTCATGCAAGGCTTcctatttttattctaaaaaaaacatacaaactcagatatattttttttattctgcatgaTTTGTACTTTGATTAGATAAAGGCTGCTTAGACCAGCTAGTTTCAAATTCTCATTCAAAGACATTTTGGGGCAaaaggatatttaaaaaagaaatattgctTTTATCATTGTGAAATGCTACAGAAACAGCAAGGAATTTAGAGGAAAGCTATAAGTGATTCTGCCTGAATAATCTACAGTCTGTGTTAGAAAGAATTTAGTCTCAGCCACATTTTTAACCATTGTTAATctattagaaaaaatatataagcaaATCATTTGATGTGAAATGTCCTAAACTGAAACATTCTCCTGATATCTTTTCATGCACAGTCACACTGTCATTCTCAACACAGCTGAGCTGTTTGGTCAGATTTTGGTTGAGCAGTATAGTTTAGTGGTGTTGTAAAGCATGTCAACTACAATCTAAATTGCTAAATAATCTAATTAGAAACTTTCTCCACACATTTGGCAAGCACAAGAGGCaagtaatatataatagaaaaataacacTAATGACACTAATCAAATTCTACTGCTAGCTGCATGCAGTGAGTATTTGTTTATTCACCTGCTGCAATATCAACTAGGATAATATGAATGGGTTTGTTGTTAATACTGCTGCTGCAAAGTTAGAGTataatttgattatttatttcccCTGTATATggttatttacagcattatgaTCAGGATACATTGCATTGCTCTGAGCTGTTTGCAACCACGAAAATAATTCCTCAGCTTACAACTTGAATGATGTGCCTGATATCCCACAGGTCAACACGCCTGTACATCAGGCCTACATCAAGCACCCATAGCGTGCTTACACTTGCAATACACTTCATTCAGTTGGcagtctatacacacacacattttgcctCCAGTTGTCTTTTCATTTGTGAGACACCCATtagattaataataaactgtaaagATAATGTGGTTGTTATGCTGAGTTCCaaatacatttccatttccTTTACTTCTTTGTGCAGGGTAAAGATTTTACAATAGTACTTTTTGCTTGTAACTAACAAAAGtgatacattttattgtttcattttggATCTTGATTAGTTTGCTTTTAAATTCACTTTAACGAAAGCTAAtgaaattctttttgtttttgagccGAAGGGAAAGTGTGTCAACTTGGCACTCATAGAGTATTAAAAGACATGGTGCAACACGAAACCTGTGGAATAACAACTATGTGGACATAAGTAAAGATCTGTAAAATAGCTGCAGtcacactatatacagtatattggttACAGAGACAGGGTGTGACACATTCTCTCACTCAAGACACTTTttgtacacacaaatatacCCTACTGTAGCACACAGTAATCTGTTCAATTACAGAGTTGAACCTCAGCATTACTATTGATCTcctatctgtgtgtatgtatgtacttatacataatatatattataatacattataatatatatatatatatatatatatatatatatatatatatatatatatatatatatatatatatatatatagtacataagtctttcttatttatacacaatttttatttgtgtgagaGTCGAGAAAGTAAGAGGTCTGACCTCTGTGTAAATAACGACAACATTTTCAACCTCTGTGAATGCGAAGACATTTGATGTGTTTAATTTCTTCTTGTCCCTAGCCACATGCTTACCTCCACATGCTCCTGTCATTTGCAGCTAAATATATTTAGGGGTCttatctcttttttattttctcttcgtCTCTCTGTATCATATTTCTATGAGTCATGGATAGCAGGAATGTGGCTGAGCTTTGCGGCACAGCTCTATCAGAGCTGTGAAACACTCCCTTGGACTTAAGAAGAGACTTCAGCTGCAAATATAGCAGTAAAGAAcacaagaagaaaagagagtATATTAGTCAGTGGCTTTAATAAGAGAGCATAAAGGGACTCAGTGTACCTGGAAAGTCTACGTAGGTCATGAATTATACTAACAGATTCTTACActgaactacaagacaacaaTGATAAATTATTGCATAtaaagaaaagctttttttccaaGGATATAAGATCTACAATTTGTACTACAATTGTCATTCTTGACATTTGTGATGgatgttaaaaattaaatattataatgatgTGATTTTCCTTCAGGC
It contains:
- the smtnl1 gene encoding smoothelin-like 1 isoform X1, with the translated sequence MASEMEEKKRVDATGESQEEDRQSGEDTVPLTAGRTNEENGEEEPNVEAPKRECDSAVVGGSNGNGDQEKEIETKEEMEESDEKAKEINTNETGNEDVRENKENVEQEKESSEAEMKPDEKSVKEEKTEENKDTVVSENLAPAAAETEPKAKDEAKAEAKKATTRDKQEKTKGKSGVAPSSSVSRPSMQMSSRQRSTRPSARRDAMAKFQQDSTPGVRNFKVQKTSVGASAGASIKQKILHWCSSKTRGYEGVSIDNFSSSWSDGLAFCALVHRFFPSAFEFSSLKASEREKNFTLAFSMAESLAGCCPLLDVSDMVLMGRKPDPFSVFTYVQSLCQHLSKIEQERREQKKAEESKEEVKGKNEAEHGEEADEQKTGGTVEEEGKVGEETEPKSGEEQEKDVEEDEGEGDGTADEEKGGTEEESSKQVETDQTVSEENADLATET
- the smtnl1 gene encoding smoothelin-like 1 isoform X2 → MEESDEKAKEINTNETGNEDVRENKENVEQEKESSEAEMKPDEKSVKEEKTEENKDTVVSENLAPAAAETEPKAKDEAKAEAKKATTRDKQEKTKGKSGVAPSSSVSRPSMQMSSRQRSTRPSARRDAMAKFQQDSTPGVRNFKVQKTSVGASAGASIKQKILHWCSSKTRGYEGVSIDNFSSSWSDGLAFCALVHRFFPSAFEFSSLKASEREKNFTLAFSMAESLAGCCPLLDVSDMVLMGRKPDPFSVFTYVQSLCQHLSKIEQERREQKKAEESKEEVKGKNEAEHGEEADEQKTGGTVEEEGKVGEETEPKSGEEQEKDVEEDEGEGDGTADEEKGGTEEESSKQVETDQTVSEENADLATET